A DNA window from Leptolyngbya sp. KIOST-1 contains the following coding sequences:
- a CDS encoding DUF1348 family protein: MPTPIVPPFTQETAIAKARMAEDAWNSRDPDRVALAYTEDSHWRNRAEIFQGRDAIRAFLRRKWDKELDYRLVKEVWAYGDNRIAVRFQYEWHDDAGQWYRAYGNENWEFDENGLMRRREASINDKPIADSDRRFFWDTSGPRPADHPGLIDSPV, encoded by the coding sequence ATGCCCACCCCCATCGTCCCTCCATTTACCCAAGAGACCGCGATCGCCAAGGCCCGCATGGCCGAAGACGCCTGGAATAGCCGCGATCCCGATCGCGTGGCCCTGGCCTACACCGAGGACAGCCACTGGCGCAACCGGGCCGAAATCTTCCAGGGCCGCGACGCCATTCGCGCCTTTTTGCGCCGCAAGTGGGACAAAGAACTCGACTACCGCCTGGTCAAAGAGGTGTGGGCCTACGGCGACAACCGCATTGCCGTGCGCTTTCAGTACGAGTGGCACGACGACGCCGGCCAGTGGTACCGCGCCTACGGCAACGAAAACTGGGAATTCGACGAAAACGGCCTGATGCGCCGCCGCGAAGCCAGCATCAACGACAAGCCGATCGCCGATTCAGACCGCCGCTTCTTCTGGGATACCTCCGGCCCCCGCCCGGCAGATCACCCAGGACTGATTGACTCGCCGGTTTAA
- a CDS encoding Uma2 family endonuclease: MTTLLIQTESVPLKVNFPTSAEMTTAEFYAFCQANRDLRIERSATGEVIVMPPAFSDTGNRNLKIAQQLANWADADGTGEAFDSSAGFTLPNGATRSPDAAWVRLERWNALTEAEKASFAPLCPDFVVELRSASDALSRLEAKMEEYLVNGASLGWLIDRKTRRVHIYRLNQAPEILENPDAVSADPQLPGFVLQMARIW; the protein is encoded by the coding sequence ATGACCACGCTGTTGATTCAGACAGAAAGCGTACCGCTAAAGGTCAATTTCCCGACCAGCGCTGAAATGACGACAGCGGAGTTTTATGCGTTCTGTCAGGCCAATCGCGATCTGCGCATTGAGCGATCGGCTACAGGAGAGGTGATTGTCATGCCGCCTGCCTTTTCTGACACCGGCAACCGCAACCTCAAAATTGCTCAGCAGTTGGCCAACTGGGCCGACGCCGATGGTACCGGCGAAGCCTTTGACTCCAGCGCTGGATTTACGCTGCCCAATGGTGCTACTCGCTCTCCCGATGCCGCCTGGGTGCGCTTAGAGCGTTGGAATGCGCTAACGGAAGCGGAGAAGGCTTCCTTTGCACCGCTGTGCCCAGACTTTGTGGTGGAGTTGCGCTCTGCCAGCGATGCCCTCAGTAGACTTGAGGCCAAGATGGAAGAGTATTTGGTCAATGGTGCGTCTTTAGGCTGGTTAATCGATCGCAAAACCCGCCGGGTTCACATTTATCGCCTCAATCAAGCACCGGAGATTTTAGAGAATCCCGACGCCGTCTCCGCAGATCCTCAATTGCCAGGCTTTGTGCTGCAAATGGCTAGAATTTGGTAG
- the cynS gene encoding cyanase, translated as MAVSPITEKLLAAKKAAGLSFADLEAKTGYDEVWIASVFYRQASASPEEAAQLVEILGADASLAEALADYPVKGSLDPVIPTDPLIYRFYEIMQVYGMPMKAVIHEKFGDGIMSAIDFTLDVEKVEDPKGDRVKVVMCGKFLPYKKW; from the coding sequence ATGGCTGTTTCTCCTATTACCGAAAAACTGCTGGCCGCCAAAAAAGCGGCGGGCCTCAGCTTCGCCGATCTGGAAGCCAAAACTGGCTACGACGAAGTGTGGATCGCCTCTGTGTTCTACCGCCAGGCCAGCGCCTCCCCCGAAGAAGCCGCCCAGCTGGTCGAAATCCTCGGGGCCGATGCCTCCCTGGCCGAAGCCCTGGCCGACTACCCGGTCAAAGGTAGCCTCGACCCCGTCATTCCCACCGACCCGCTGATCTACCGCTTCTACGAAATCATGCAGGTCTACGGCATGCCCATGAAGGCCGTTATCCACGAAAAGTTTGGCGACGGCATCATGAGCGCCATCGACTTCACCCTGGATGTGGAGAAGGTGGAGGATCCAAAGGGCGATCGCGTCAAGGTCGTCATGTGCGGCAAATTCCTGCCCTACAAAAAGTGGTAG
- a CDS encoding nuclear transport factor 2 family protein, with amino-acid sequence MAGDRELVLATNKAFYRSFEKKDIEAMEAVWSKGMGCLCIHPGRDALKGWPDIRDAWERIFKNTSYLEIDTDILTVEVSGDLAFVVLIENVLQISGGNSGSDRLASRRLEARSMATNGFERMAGQWYMIHHHGSPVVD; translated from the coding sequence ATGGCTGGCGATCGCGAACTGGTCTTGGCCACAAACAAGGCTTTCTACCGTTCCTTTGAGAAGAAGGATATCGAGGCGATGGAGGCCGTCTGGTCGAAAGGCATGGGCTGCCTCTGCATTCACCCCGGCCGCGATGCCCTCAAGGGCTGGCCCGACATCCGCGATGCCTGGGAGCGCATCTTTAAGAACACCAGCTACCTGGAGATTGACACCGACATTCTCACCGTCGAGGTCAGCGGCGACCTGGCCTTCGTGGTGCTGATTGAAAATGTGCTGCAAATCAGCGGCGGCAACTCTGGGAGCGATCGCCTGGCCAGTCGGCGTCTGGAGGCGCGATCGATGGCCACCAACGGGTTTGAGCGGATGGCAGGGCAGTGGTACATGATTCACCACCACGGCAGCCCGGTAGTCGATTGA
- a CDS encoding M48 family metalloprotease, whose translation MAAMNQFKTLALLALLSGLIVLAGYLLVGNETGLYYGLGFAAVSSFGSWYYSDQAALAAFKAKPTPREEAPELFARLEKLCDRAGIPTPALYLVPSESPNAFATGRDPNHAAIALTQGLIDLLPDDELDAVIAHELTHVRNRDTLTQAVAGTLAGSLTFLGRILTFGALYFPVARAGGRRGNNPIAILFLLVIAPMAAGLLRMAISRTREYAADAGAAEITENPLALVRALERLEEMGQKVPIHGNPAFSALFIVNPLSKEGMMTLFMTHPSTEDRIQRLKAMAEKATLAPANSQALSAQA comes from the coding sequence ATGGCAGCAATGAATCAGTTCAAAACCCTGGCACTTTTGGCGCTGCTCAGCGGGCTGATTGTGCTGGCGGGCTACCTGCTGGTGGGCAACGAGACCGGGCTGTACTACGGGCTGGGCTTTGCGGCGGTGAGCAGCTTTGGCTCGTGGTACTACTCCGACCAGGCGGCCTTGGCGGCGTTTAAGGCCAAGCCCACCCCGCGAGAAGAGGCTCCCGAGCTGTTTGCGCGGCTGGAAAAACTGTGCGATCGCGCCGGCATTCCCACCCCGGCCCTCTACCTGGTGCCGTCGGAGTCGCCTAACGCCTTTGCCACCGGACGGGATCCAAACCACGCGGCGATCGCCCTCACTCAGGGCCTAATTGACCTGCTGCCCGACGACGAACTCGATGCCGTCATTGCCCACGAACTGACCCACGTACGCAACCGCGACACCCTCACCCAGGCGGTGGCAGGCACCCTGGCCGGGTCGCTCACCTTCCTGGGCCGCATTCTCACCTTTGGGGCGCTGTACTTTCCGGTGGCCCGGGCGGGAGGACGGCGCGGCAACAACCCGATCGCCATTTTGTTTTTGCTGGTGATTGCGCCCATGGCCGCTGGCCTCCTGCGAATGGCGATTTCCAGAACGCGGGAGTACGCCGCCGATGCCGGGGCCGCTGAAATCACCGAAAATCCCCTGGCCCTGGTGCGAGCCCTGGAACGGCTAGAGGAGATGGGCCAAAAGGTGCCCATCCACGGCAACCCGGCCTTTTCGGCGCTATTTATCGTCAACCCCCTCTCAAAGGAGGGAATGATGACGTTGTTTATGACCCATCCCTCCACTGAGGACCGCATTCAGCGATTGAAGGCCATGGCCGAAAAAGCTACCCTCGCCCCGGCGAATAGCCAGGCGCTGAGCGCCCAAGCCTAG
- a CDS encoding SDR family NAD(P)-dependent oxidoreductase produces the protein MHFCGKTALITGASRGIGRAIAHALARQGMQRILLVARNAQRLEAVAAEVRQLGAEAIVLPVDLSDPIQANVVIARAWQHHGPVHLLVNCAGVAHQTPFLQAKLPQVQAEISTNLIGLYTVTRLVARRMAARREGCIVNVSSLMGKVAAPTMATYSATKFAIVGFTQALRSELAPHRVRVVALLPSLTDTDMVRSFDWFRGVQPATPDQVAEALVRGLRRGQAEILVGWQSHAALWAQRLAPWLVEPMIQLLAPSQAGRSQRRPMRST, from the coding sequence ATGCATTTTTGCGGAAAAACAGCTCTGATTACCGGGGCCTCGCGCGGCATCGGCCGTGCGATCGCCCATGCTCTGGCCCGCCAGGGGATGCAGCGCATTTTGCTGGTGGCCCGCAACGCCCAGCGCCTGGAGGCCGTTGCCGCCGAGGTGCGGCAGCTGGGGGCCGAGGCGATTGTGCTCCCCGTCGATCTGTCTGACCCGATTCAGGCCAATGTCGTCATTGCCCGCGCCTGGCAGCACCACGGCCCGGTGCACCTGCTGGTTAACTGCGCCGGGGTGGCCCACCAGACCCCATTTCTGCAGGCCAAGCTGCCCCAGGTGCAGGCCGAAATCTCCACCAACCTGATTGGGCTCTACACCGTCACCCGCCTGGTGGCTCGCCGGATGGCGGCCCGCCGCGAGGGCTGCATTGTCAACGTGTCCAGCCTGATGGGCAAGGTGGCGGCTCCAACCATGGCCACCTATTCAGCCACAAAGTTCGCAATCGTTGGTTTTACCCAGGCCCTGCGGAGCGAACTGGCCCCCCACCGGGTGCGGGTGGTGGCGCTGCTGCCCTCGCTGACCGATACCGATATGGTGAGGAGCTTTGACTGGTTTCGGGGGGTACAGCCCGCAACGCCCGACCAGGTGGCCGAGGCCCTGGTGCGGGGGCTGCGCCGGGGGCAGGCTGAAATTTTGGTGGGCTGGCAGAGTCACGCGGCCCTGTGGGCCCAGCGGCTGGCCCCCTGGCTGGTCGAGCCGATGATTCAGCTGCTGGCTCCCTCGCAGGCGGGCCGGTCCCAGCGGCGACCGATGCGCTCCACCTAG
- a CDS encoding UPF0175 family protein has translation MYEPLTMYEIVVALPEETAAALNTSLAAMGEEVRLAAAVKLFELGRLSSGAAATLAGIPRTVFLTKLADYSVNTFNLSEAELTNDVANA, from the coding sequence ATGTATGAACCACTAACCATGTATGAAATCGTTGTGGCTTTGCCAGAGGAAACCGCCGCTGCTCTCAATACATCGCTAGCGGCGATGGGTGAGGAGGTAAGATTGGCCGCAGCTGTGAAGTTGTTTGAATTGGGCCGTCTTTCGTCTGGAGCCGCAGCGACCCTGGCCGGAATACCGAGAACCGTGTTTCTGACGAAATTAGCCGATTATAGCGTTAACACCTTTAATTTGAGCGAAGCTGAGCTGACTAACGACGTAGCCAATGCTTGA
- a CDS encoding Fur family transcriptional regulator produces MAEQAAPIPPITSLEDAIERCQTLGMRLSRQRRYILELLWQHQGHLSAREIYDRLNQQGREIGHTSVYQNLDALSEQGIIECVERADGRLYGHLSDSHSHVNCLDTNEIIDIQVTLPADLIQQIEAHTGVTITDYRIDFFGTTTRPRE; encoded by the coding sequence ATGGCAGAGCAGGCCGCCCCTATCCCCCCAATTACGTCCCTGGAAGATGCCATTGAGCGCTGCCAGACCCTTGGCATGCGGCTCAGTCGGCAGCGGCGCTACATTCTAGAGCTGCTCTGGCAGCACCAGGGTCACCTCTCCGCCCGCGAAATTTACGATCGCCTCAATCAGCAGGGCCGCGAAATTGGCCACACCTCCGTCTACCAAAACCTCGATGCCCTTTCAGAACAGGGCATTATCGAGTGCGTCGAGCGGGCCGACGGTCGCCTCTACGGCCACCTGAGCGACTCCCACAGCCATGTCAACTGCCTCGACACCAACGAAATCATCGACATCCAGGTCACCCTGCCCGCCGATCTGATTCAGCAAATCGAGGCCCACACCGGGGTGACCATCACCGACTACCGCATCGACTTCTTTGGCACCACAACCAGGCCCAGGGAATAG
- a CDS encoding glycosyltransferase produces the protein MTMWFLLALAIRLSFLVSKPLWMDEVATTIFSLGNSSYSVPLDQVISLEQLLTPLRPRPEATMGNAIGYLMQEDNHPPAYFALAHLWMNLFPPVQGVASPWAARALPALLGALSAPAVYLAGWLGFRSVLAGQISAALMAVSPFGVAMAQEARHYGMATLVVSVGLACFAVGAWSLYGAATKEPVTAPISPAFGLLWVGVNALAIATHYFTALALLAQALVLASLAWRQGRVNPAVLGQRPWRRLYWVMLGTLASGLVWLPVLLNFYGSSQSTNLAIDLSQPMQWLDPIAQMLAGLIFKVITPITHAQGAIGIGAVVLSVLLLLPVLLGLVARLVQARPLICRTEAGRFGLFVMGGFVLAAIAIFFAVTYGLAMDITRGHRYNFVFHPGVMVLLGGLLAVYWPATPETSIRIPWTPWRLSGRRSVQVVWMAGLLSALFVVSNLAFAKYYAPAQFVRTVQAESTHPALVGFPNPIEPQPTVIGIEFLSIGWEIQRHFHPDAPDSRWSVPPRFFLWTLPSNPTIPPEETLAEILDTLPRPFDLWFLHSGSDLSKYGCTTVTQASRGSHHYTHYLCGLE, from the coding sequence ATGACAATGTGGTTCCTGCTGGCCCTGGCCATTCGCCTGTCGTTTCTGGTCAGCAAGCCCCTGTGGATGGACGAGGTGGCCACGACCATCTTCTCCCTGGGCAATAGCAGCTACTCCGTGCCCCTCGATCAGGTGATATCCCTGGAGCAGTTGCTGACTCCCCTGCGACCTCGCCCCGAGGCGACGATGGGCAACGCCATTGGCTACCTAATGCAGGAGGACAACCACCCCCCCGCCTACTTCGCCCTGGCCCACCTCTGGATGAACCTCTTTCCCCCGGTGCAGGGGGTGGCCTCGCCCTGGGCGGCGCGCGCCTTGCCCGCCCTGCTGGGAGCCCTGAGCGCCCCGGCGGTTTACCTGGCCGGGTGGCTGGGGTTTCGATCGGTTTTGGCGGGCCAAATCAGCGCCGCCCTGATGGCGGTGTCGCCTTTTGGGGTGGCGATGGCCCAGGAGGCGCGGCACTACGGCATGGCTACCCTGGTTGTCTCGGTGGGGCTGGCCTGCTTTGCCGTTGGCGCCTGGAGTCTGTACGGTGCTGCCACCAAAGAACCCGTCACTGCGCCCATTTCCCCCGCCTTTGGGCTGCTGTGGGTAGGGGTGAATGCACTGGCCATTGCCACCCACTACTTCACGGCGCTGGCGCTGCTGGCCCAGGCGCTGGTGCTGGCGTCGCTGGCCTGGCGACAGGGGCGGGTCAATCCCGCCGTTCTGGGGCAGCGCCCCTGGCGACGGCTGTACTGGGTGATGCTGGGGACTCTGGCCTCGGGGCTGGTGTGGCTGCCGGTGCTGCTCAACTTCTACGGCAGCAGCCAGTCCACCAATCTGGCCATTGACCTCAGCCAGCCCATGCAGTGGTTGGATCCGATCGCGCAGATGCTGGCCGGGCTCATCTTTAAGGTGATCACTCCGATTACCCACGCCCAGGGCGCGATCGGCATTGGGGCTGTGGTGCTGTCGGTGCTGCTGCTGCTGCCGGTGCTGCTGGGGCTGGTGGCGCGACTGGTCCAGGCTCGCCCCCTGATCTGTCGCACCGAGGCCGGTCGGTTTGGGCTGTTTGTCATGGGTGGGTTTGTGCTGGCGGCGATCGCCATTTTTTTTGCGGTCACCTATGGCCTGGCCATGGATATCACCCGGGGCCACCGCTACAACTTTGTCTTTCATCCCGGCGTCATGGTGCTGCTGGGGGGGCTGCTGGCGGTCTACTGGCCAGCAACGCCGGAGACGTCGATTCGTATTCCCTGGACGCCCTGGCGGTTGTCGGGTCGCCGCAGCGTGCAGGTGGTCTGGATGGCGGGGTTGCTCAGTGCTCTGTTCGTCGTCAGCAACCTAGCTTTTGCCAAATACTACGCCCCTGCCCAGTTCGTTCGCACGGTGCAGGCTGAGTCCACCCATCCCGCGCTGGTGGGGTTTCCCAATCCGATTGAACCCCAGCCCACGGTCATCGGCATTGAGTTTCTCAGCATTGGCTGGGAGATCCAGCGCCACTTTCACCCCGATGCCCCCGACAGTCGGTGGTCGGTGCCGCCCCGGTTTTTCCTCTGGACTCTGCCCAGCAACCCCACCATTCCCCCCGAGGAAACCCTGGCCGAGATTCTGGACACCCTGCCACGCCCCTTCGATTTGTGGTTTTTGCACAGCGGTTCAGATCTGAGCAAGTATGGCTGCACCACCGTAACCCAGGCCAGTCGCGGCAGCCATCACTACACCCATTATTTGTGCGGGTTAGAGTAG
- a CDS encoding MFS transporter: MTETATAKPSILWGPVWGLAAMQGAITLLWVIYNLYLVQLLTRLGFPQGWAVGLLVVENLLAMGIEPLMGTFSDRLQHQIGTRLPIISLGVVLTAGLFVVIPTALVWGQGALRWGLPLLLVAWAMAMAVFRSPALSLLGRYAMGTQLPQAASILTLVGGVSGAMGPLAGPLILGLGPMVAFSLGSVVLLLAALVLWWAGPKGMVAPAENTDPAAIAISWASLGLVFGTGVGVGLGFRLVMSALPATLSARVPDANPPLVLGALFFALALTAIPAGQLARRLGNRRAMVLGLSAMASLAVLVGAIPSTAVGMVLAALFGAALSLVSNGTLPFALTMVPPARAGLGTGTYFSGGALAASLGGGLFVNSGLGPTVITLVAALAFLLAGLCVGASGQLRGVSEVRGQG, translated from the coding sequence ATGACTGAGACAGCCACCGCTAAACCATCGATTCTGTGGGGGCCGGTGTGGGGCCTCGCCGCCATGCAGGGGGCGATCACGCTGCTTTGGGTGATCTACAACCTCTACCTGGTGCAGCTGCTGACCCGGCTGGGGTTCCCCCAGGGGTGGGCGGTGGGGCTGCTGGTGGTGGAAAACCTGCTGGCCATGGGGATAGAACCGCTGATGGGCACCTTTTCCGATCGCCTCCAGCACCAGATCGGCACCCGTCTGCCGATCATCAGCCTGGGGGTGGTGCTGACGGCGGGCCTGTTTGTGGTGATTCCGACGGCGCTGGTGTGGGGGCAGGGGGCGCTGCGCTGGGGGCTACCGCTGCTGCTGGTGGCCTGGGCCATGGCGATGGCGGTGTTTCGCAGTCCGGCCCTGTCGCTGCTGGGGCGCTACGCCATGGGCACGCAGCTGCCCCAGGCGGCCAGTATTCTCACCCTGGTGGGCGGAGTGTCTGGGGCGATGGGGCCGCTGGCGGGCCCGTTGATTTTGGGTCTGGGGCCAATGGTGGCGTTTTCCCTGGGGTCAGTGGTGCTGCTGCTGGCGGCCCTGGTGCTGTGGTGGGCAGGGCCGAAGGGAATGGTGGCACCGGCCGAGAACACGGATCCGGCGGCGATCGCGATTTCCTGGGCCAGCCTGGGGCTGGTCTTTGGCACCGGGGTTGGGGTGGGTCTGGGCTTCCGGCTGGTGATGAGCGCCCTGCCCGCCACCCTGAGCGCACGGGTGCCCGACGCCAATCCACCCCTGGTGTTGGGGGCCCTGTTCTTCGCCCTGGCCCTGACGGCGATTCCGGCCGGGCAGCTGGCCCGCCGCCTGGGCAACCGCCGGGCGATGGTCCTGGGACTGAGCGCTATGGCTAGCCTGGCGGTGCTGGTAGGGGCAATTCCCAGTACAGCGGTGGGCATGGTGCTGGCGGCTCTATTTGGGGCGGCGCTCAGCCTGGTTTCCAACGGTACCCTGCCCTTTGCCCTGACCATGGTGCCCCCGGCCCGCGCCGGCCTGGGCACCGGCACCTACTTCAGCGGCGGCGCGCTGGCCGCCAGCCTGGGCGGCGGCCTGTTTGTCAACAGTGGGTTAGGCCCAACCGTGATTACCCTGGTGGCGGCCCTGGCGTTTTTGCTGGCGGGGCTGTGTGTGGGTGCCAGCGGACAGTTGCGTGGGGTGTCGGAGGTCAGAGGTCAGGGGTGA
- a CDS encoding S24 family peptidase: MSNAETLNLVQDVFESRKSSPKNQLIAVRVKGDSMDQSGILPDDMLIVEFFTGFGSPENGEIVIAYVDNNPTIKRYMQ, encoded by the coding sequence ATCAGTAATGCCGAAACGCTTAATCTTGTTCAAGATGTCTTTGAATCAAGGAAGTCAAGCCCTAAAAATCAACTGATTGCAGTTCGCGTTAAAGGCGATTCAATGGATCAATCTGGGATCTTGCCAGATGATATGCTAATTGTTGAGTTCTTTACAGGATTTGGCAGTCCTGAAAATGGAGAAATCGTGATTGCATACGTGGATAATAATCCGACGATAAAACGTTATATGCAATAG
- the ilvD gene encoding dihydroxy-acid dehydratase gives MPTYRSKTSTYGRNMAGARALWRATGMQTEDFEKPIIAVANSFTQFVPGHVHLKDLGQLVCREIEAAGGVAKEFNTIAVDDGIAMGHDGMLYSLPSREIIADSVEYMANAHCADALVCISNCDKITPGMLMAALRLNIPAVFVSGGPMEAGKTKLSEHKLDLVDAMVVAADNRISDEVAEEYERSACPTCGSCSGMFTANSMNCLTEAIGLSLPGNGTTLATHFDRKDLFLTAARTIVDITRRHYEQNDESVLPRAIASFKAFENAMMLDIAMGGSTNTILHLLAAAQEAGVDFTMADIDRLSRQVPQLCKVAPNTQKYHVEDVHRAGGVFSILGELERAGLLHSDVPTVHSPTLKDALERWDVTRTDNEAVHTFFRAGPAGIPTQVAFSQDTRWPDLDLDREQGCIRSVEHAYSQEGGLAVLYGNLAVDGCVVKTAGIDATMFETDQLRYTTSVPTSTLRVFEGPARVFESQDAAVNAILGDRIQPGDVVVIRYEGPRGGPGMQEMLYPTSYLKSKGLGKVCALLTDGRFSGGTSGLSIGHVSPEAAAGGNIALVEEGDRIVIDIPNRTINLAISDDELAQRRAAKMAKGDAAWQPAQPRQRRVTAALKAYALLATSADRGAVRNLELLG, from the coding sequence ATGCCGACCTATCGCTCCAAAACCTCGACCTACGGCCGCAATATGGCCGGTGCCCGTGCCCTCTGGCGCGCCACCGGAATGCAAACGGAGGACTTTGAAAAGCCCATCATTGCAGTCGCCAACTCCTTTACTCAGTTTGTGCCGGGCCATGTGCATCTGAAGGATCTGGGTCAGCTGGTGTGCCGTGAGATCGAAGCGGCTGGGGGCGTCGCCAAGGAATTCAACACCATCGCCGTGGACGATGGCATTGCCATGGGCCACGACGGCATGCTCTACAGTCTGCCCTCGCGGGAAATCATCGCCGACTCCGTCGAGTACATGGCCAACGCCCACTGCGCCGACGCTCTAGTCTGCATTTCCAACTGCGACAAAATTACCCCCGGCATGCTGATGGCGGCCCTGCGGCTCAACATTCCGGCGGTGTTTGTCTCCGGGGGGCCCATGGAGGCGGGCAAAACCAAGCTCTCGGAGCACAAGCTCGACCTGGTGGATGCCATGGTGGTGGCCGCCGACAACCGCATCAGCGATGAGGTGGCGGAGGAGTACGAGCGCTCCGCCTGCCCCACCTGCGGATCCTGTTCGGGCATGTTTACCGCCAACTCGATGAACTGCCTGACCGAGGCGATCGGCCTGTCGCTGCCGGGCAACGGCACCACTCTCGCCACCCACTTCGATCGCAAGGACCTGTTCCTCACCGCCGCTCGCACCATCGTCGACATCACCCGCCGCCACTATGAGCAGAATGACGAGTCGGTGCTGCCCCGCGCGATCGCCAGCTTCAAAGCCTTTGAGAACGCCATGATGCTGGACATCGCCATGGGCGGCTCCACCAACACTATTTTGCACCTGCTGGCGGCAGCCCAGGAGGCGGGGGTGGACTTCACCATGGCCGACATCGATCGCCTGTCGCGGCAGGTGCCCCAGCTCTGCAAGGTAGCCCCCAACACCCAGAAATATCACGTCGAAGACGTGCATCGGGCCGGGGGCGTGTTCAGCATTTTGGGCGAGCTGGAGCGAGCCGGGCTGCTGCACAGCGACGTGCCCACCGTCCACAGCCCCACCCTGAAAGACGCCCTGGAGCGTTGGGACGTAACCCGCACCGACAACGAGGCTGTCCACACCTTCTTCCGGGCGGGCCCGGCGGGCATTCCCACCCAGGTTGCCTTCAGCCAGGACACCCGCTGGCCTGACCTCGATCTGGACCGCGAACAGGGCTGCATCCGCAGTGTGGAGCATGCCTATTCCCAGGAGGGTGGCCTGGCGGTGCTCTACGGCAATCTGGCCGTCGACGGTTGTGTCGTCAAGACCGCAGGCATCGACGCCACCATGTTCGAGACCGATCAGCTGCGCTACACCACCAGCGTTCCAACCTCAACCCTGCGGGTGTTTGAGGGGCCTGCCCGCGTGTTTGAAAGTCAGGACGCAGCCGTAAATGCCATTCTGGGCGATCGAATTCAGCCCGGCGATGTGGTGGTGATCCGCTACGAGGGTCCGCGCGGCGGCCCCGGCATGCAGGAGATGCTCTACCCCACCTCCTACCTGAAGTCCAAAGGCCTGGGTAAGGTGTGCGCCCTACTCACCGACGGGCGCTTTTCCGGCGGCACCTCCGGCCTCTCCATCGGCCACGTGTCGCCGGAGGCCGCAGCGGGCGGCAACATTGCCCTGGTGGAAGAGGGCGATCGCATCGTTATCGACATCCCCAACCGCACCATAAACCTGGCGATTTCCGACGACGAACTGGCTCAGCGCCGCGCCGCCAAAATGGCCAAGGGCGATGCCGCCTGGCAGCCCGCCCAACCCCGCCAGCGCCGGGTGACTGCTGCCCTCAAGGCCTACGCGCTGCTGGCCACCAGCGCCGACCGGGGGGCAGTCCGCAACTTGGAACTATTGGGGTAG
- a CDS encoding ABC transporter ATP-binding protein: MLKLENLCKRYGSKSVLHNLSLDLQPGEIYGLLGPNGAGKTTTINIICGLLRADSGSVTIGDRPAGEATKALVGVTPQSNLLYGSLTCSDNLFFLGRLYGLSRRDCLRRIEVCLEAVNLLEQRHTPVERLSGGMQRRLSMAASMLHRPKLVILDEPTTGLDIEARQELWGLIRQFKAMGVTVLLTSHLLDEVERLCQRIGILSQGQMLAEGTLEQLRSRIPAQEIVTVETRDPQGAIARAQQLGYPHRTYGGDLAFWVPEQLDLKDLIDRFEGIPLDSIARSPVKLEHVYLEVTRGMAG, encoded by the coding sequence ATGTTAAAGCTTGAAAACCTTTGTAAGCGTTATGGCTCTAAGTCGGTGCTGCACAACCTCAGCCTTGACCTCCAGCCGGGCGAAATCTACGGCCTGCTCGGCCCCAACGGCGCCGGTAAAACCACCACCATCAACATTATTTGCGGGTTGCTGCGGGCCGACAGCGGCTCGGTCACGATTGGCGATCGCCCCGCCGGAGAGGCCACCAAAGCTCTGGTGGGGGTGACGCCCCAGAGCAATCTGCTCTACGGCAGTCTCACCTGTAGCGACAATCTGTTCTTTTTGGGCCGTCTCTACGGGCTGTCTCGCCGGGACTGCCTGCGGCGAATCGAGGTGTGTCTGGAGGCGGTCAACCTGCTGGAGCAGCGGCACACCCCGGTGGAGCGCCTCAGCGGCGGCATGCAGCGGCGGCTGAGCATGGCGGCGTCGATGCTGCACCGCCCCAAGCTGGTGATTCTTGACGAACCCACCACCGGCCTGGATATTGAAGCGCGCCAGGAACTCTGGGGGCTGATTCGCCAGTTTAAGGCGATGGGGGTGACGGTGCTGCTGACCTCCCACCTGCTGGATGAGGTGGAGCGGCTGTGCCAGCGGATCGGCATTTTGAGCCAGGGGCAGATGCTGGCCGAGGGGACGCTGGAGCAGCTGCGATCGCGCATTCCGGCCCAGGAGATTGTCACGGTGGAGACCCGCGACCCCCAGGGGGCGATTGCCCGCGCCCAGCAGCTCGGCTACCCCCACCGCACCTACGGCGGCGACCTGGCCTTTTGGGTGCCCGAACAGCTCGACCTCAAGGACTTGATCGATCGCTTTGAGGGCATTCCCCTCGACTCAATCGCCCGCAGCCCGGTGAAGCTGGAGCATGTCTATCTGGAAGTGACGCGGGGCATGGCGGGGTGA